AGCATCGCGTCTGGCAATCTGCCCGATGTATATACGGTCGACAACGTTCAATTCGCGCAGGTCACCGCATCCGGTCTCAACATGGACTTGATGGAAGCTTACGAGAAGTTCGCTTCTCCAGAACTCAGAAAGATCATGGAGGCCGACAAAGCTGGTTTTGAATCCGGCATCATCGACGGAAAGCTGATGGGTATTTCCACCCAGCATTTCGGGATGATTGCCGTTCCGAGCGTCGTTTGGATTCGCGACGATTGGATGAAAAAGTTCAACCTTGCTCCTCCGAAGACGATGGACGAACTTCTCCACATTGCGGAAGTATTTAAGACGGAAAATCCGGACGGCAACAAAAAGAACGACACTTACGGTATTGCTATCAATAAAAACCTTTATGACACCTCCATTTCGGCGACTGGAGTCGCGCTTGCTGATGGCATTTTCAATGCTTATCATGCTTACCCGGCCGCGTGGATCAAGGATGCTTCTGGCAAAATCGTTTACGGCTCGGTACAGCCGGAGATGAAAGCGGGCTTGGCGGTTCTTCAGGACATGTTCAAAAAAGGCTTGATCAGCAAGGAGTTCGGCCTGAAGGATACGGCTAAAATTGCCGAAGATCTGACGAACGGCAAAGTCGGCATTGAGATCGGCTCCAACTGGAACGGCTATTATCCGGGACCGGATATTATCAAGAAAAACGGCAACGGCGCTATTCTGATGCCTTACGCGATTCCTTCAGGGGACGGTCAACCCGTGAAGCAGCCGGGCAATTGGCCGGTAGGTAGCTACATTGTTGTAAACAAGAAGTTCGCGAATCCAGAAGCCGCGATCAAACTCATCAACCTGTATGTCAAAATTAACCAAACAAACGACGCGGACGAGTACATTAACTTCACTGCTGGTGGAAGAATGTGGAACGCTCCAATCGGAGTCAGCGATCCAGATCAGAGCGCGCGGGAATACACGCAAATCTCGCAGGCTTTGGAAACGAAGGACACCTCGAAGTTGGCCGGTTCGTCCGTCGGCAAATATAGCGCGGCGCTTAAATGGGTGGAATCGCAAGATCCGGATTCCGCAGGCGCTTGGCTGCAAAACTCTTCGGTAGGCTCGTTCTCGGTATTGCAGAAGCTGTTCGATAACGGCAACGTGTTGCCGACGGAATATCGCGGCGTGGATACGCCTACGATGGCCGAGAAGAAAGCGACATTGGAGAAGCTCGAGAAAGAAGCTATCACCAAGATCATTATGGGCGCTTCATTGGACGAATTCGACAAGATGGTTAGCAACTGGAATAAACTCGGCGGCGAAGCCATTACGCAAGAAATGAACGATAAATACAACAAATAAGAAAATAGGGCGGACGGGGAAGTCTTCCGAATTTCCTCGTTCGTCCGTGCTTTTTTAGGAAGGAGACAAGGCGTTGCTAAGAATCGGAAGAAGCCGAACCACACCGCTGCACTTGATGCTGCTTCCCTCGGTGATTGTTGTACTCATTTATAGTTATCTTCCCATGGTCGGACTCTTCATAGCCTTTCAGAAGTTCAATCCGGCACATTTATTTAGTTCGCCTTGGGTCGGTTTTGACAACTTCAAATACGTCTATTATATGCCCGGCTCGATGCAAATCTTATGGAATACGTTGACGATCGCATTATTCAAGATCGTAGGCATGATCGTCGTGCCGGTTACTTTCGCCCTGCTATTGAACGAAGTGGGGAAATCGCTATTTAAGAAATCGTTCCAGACACTCATTTATCTCCCCAATTTTCTATCTTGGATTATTATGGGGGGCGTGCTAATCGATATTCTATCGCCTTCGGATGGAATCGTTAATCAGGCGCTCGGTTTGGTCGGCATCAAGCCCATATACTTTCTAGGCGATCCTTTTTGGTTTCCTATCACGATGATTGTATCCGATATATGGAAAGGATTCGGATTCGGAACGGTCATCTACCTGGCCGCGCTGACCAGCATTGATCCATCGCTTTACGAATCGGCCCGCGTCGACGGGGCTAACCGATGGAAGCAAACGTTATTCATCACATTACCAGGAATTATGCCTATCATCATCCTAATGTCTGTGTTGAGTCTCGGAAACGTACTGAATGCGGGCTTTGACCAAATTTTCAATTTATACAGTGCTTCCGTGTATGAGACGGGCGACATCATCGACACGTTCGTGTACCGGCTCGGCATCGAACAGACCCAGTATTCTCCGGCTACGGCAATCGGATTGTTTAAATCAGTTGTCTCATTCACCTTAATCTCGATCTCTTACTATTTGGCTTCAAGGTTTGCGGACTATCGCATATTCTAATAGAAGGAATGAATTCCCCATGAATCGCTACGACACTTTCGGAAGAAGACTGTTTGTTGTAGGCAATTACACTTTTCTGGCGCTTACGGCGATACTCTGCCTACTGCCGTTCATTAATCTTCTGGCAACCTCGTTAAGCGGAAGCACCGCTGTCGCTGCCGGGGATGTGAAATTTTTGCCTATTGATTTTAATTGGAAATCTTACGAGTTCGTCATGAAGTCCGAACAGTTTGCTCGTGCTCTTTGGGTATCTGTGGAAAGGGTCGTGCTCGGTGTTGGCGTTAATATGTTCCTTACGATTCTTGCCGCCTATTCCTTGTCCAAAGAGAGAAGAAACTTCAAGTGGCGCGGCATGTACGCTTGGTTCTTTTTCGTGACGATCTTGTTCAGCGGGGGGTTGATCCCGTGGTATGTGGTCATCAGCAAAACCGGCTTGATCGATTCCATCTGGGCATTGATTTTGCCCGGTGCCCTGCCTGTGTTTAACGTCATCGTCCTGCTGAACTTTTTTCGAGGTTTGCCTAAAGAGCTGGAGGAAGCGGCTTTTATGGATGGTGCATCTCATTGGACGGTGCTTTGGCGAATTTTCACACCTCTATCGAAGCCGGCATTGGCCACGTTAGCCTTGTTCTGTATCGTCAACCATTGGAATTCCTGGTTTGAAGGCCTTATCTTAATGAACCGTACGGAACATTATCCGCTTCAAAGCTACTTGCAGACGATCATCATCAATCCTGAAAATTTTATCAGCATGGCCAGAGGAGAATACTCTGATTTGCTCAATTTCGTAAACGCCAGAACGTCCCGCGCAGCTCAGCTTTTCGTGGGCACACTGCCGATCCTTCTCGTGTATCCGTTCCTGCAAAAATACTTCACTTCGGGGCTTGTGCTTGGAAGTGTCAAGGGTTGACCCGTGTAGGTCACGATAATATGTGTAACTATAAAAGGCGTGCCTCTGGGCATGCCTTTTGTTCACTTTTCAGAAAGTATAAAATCACTACCCTATTTCAATACGCACTGGTTGCTAGGAGACAAATAAAGTACCCCAAAGTGCCAAAGTGCCCCGCACTCTTGTGACAAGAGGCTTGAGTAGAATGTTTTTCATCGTTAATAGCCAGTAGGGGCGCTTCCAAAGACGCATTAACGATGTTTATGATCGTACTTTCTACACAATAGTCCTCTGCGCCTGACCATTTTCGTCGAAGTATAATGTTTTTCATCGTTAATAGCTAGTGGGGACGCCTCCAAAGACGCATTAACGATGTTTATGATCGTATTTCTCTAATTTTATGTAGCTATAGTGCTGCTCGGGGAAAAGACACTGAGAACGGACAGATTACTTATAAAGAATAAATACTACCTCCATATTGGATTATTTAGGTAAAATTGAGAGGGCGTATTAACCAATAATGGAGGTAGGATTATATGAGACAAATAGATTATAGTAATTATTTTTGGCAGGATGAAGTAATAAGGTTACGCGCAATACAACCGGAAGATTGGGAAGGGCATTATATTAATAGGTTTGATACTCCTGCACGGCGTCTTCTTGAATGTGCAGTTGAACTACCACCTACAATTACAGAGGCAAAAGCGTTCGCAGAAAGCTTCACCGATTTCTCTTCGAATCGTCTTATGTTTACAATTGAAAACATAAATGGTGAAAATGTTGGCGGAATTAACCTAAATAGTATCGACGAAAGAAACGGCACTTTCAGTATTGGTATTCAAATCGACAGAGACCACAGAGGCAAGGGATATGGTACAAGAGCTGTGCACATACTTTTGAAGTATGCTTTTTTTGAGCGTAGACTTAATAAGTTTAATGATTACGTGCTTGAAGGAAACGAAGCCTCTGCTGCGATGTTGAGAAAAGTCGGTTGTATTCAAGAGGGAGTTCGTCGCCAAGTTTTCTACACGAATGGTCAGTATTTAAACTCCATATTATTCGGCTTAACCAAGGACGAATATGTGCAGCTTTTTAATGCGAACTCCAAGAAATAAGAGAGTGATTCAGCGAATAATAAGTTGATGAAGAGGAACTGAAATACATCGCCACGAGGACTGTGCGCCTGGTGATGTGTTTTTTGTTGTGGAAAAAGGAGGATATAAATGCAATGTCGAATTATGTAGATAGAACAAGACGATTTGATGGTATAGGTGAAATTGATGAACAATTATAAACCGTTATTAACCGAGAATTCGAAAAAAACGACAACTTATCGAATTGCGAACCTTTTTTACGTTGCTCTGTTTGGCGGGGTAACTGCTCTAACGTTCATAGGGCTTAAAAACGCGCAAATGCTGCGCCTTCGCAAATCAGTATTTTGGACGTTGTTGATGTTATCTATCGTCAGCTTAGTGGGGAAAATTGTCCTCATATGGGTGGCTATTCATAATTTTGAGCTTCCAGCCGAGCGGTTTGGCTTTAGTATATTCAAAATACCGGACCTTTTGTTGTTTGCGGTGTATTATCACGCATTAAAAGTCCCCTACCGTCTCCATATGGTTTACCATAGCGAATATTATAATATGTCTTATCGAGGCTTGTCTATTTACGCAAGTCTTATTAGCTTGATCATCGATATTATTATCTGTGTTGCTCTATTCTCCTAGTAGGAGGTTTCAAATGGAATTACAGCAAAGAAAATTGCTCCCTATGATCGAACATTATTTGGACATCAAACGATACGATCAAGCGAAGGTACTCGTGCATGAAGGCTTGGCGGAAAGTCCGGAGGATGCTCATCTGCACTTTTTGGCTGGAAGAGTTTATTATCTATTGGATGAGTATGATCAAGCAGAGGAACATTTGCGATTCGCTTTTAGATATGGTTACGATTTTGTTGCTGTTCAATATATGTTCGGCCATATCTATTTAGAGAAGGAGCAATGGGCGTTATCTGAGTGTGCGTATCTAGCAGCGTTAGAGAAAAGTCCGAACAACGCTCGACTTCATGCAGCTTATGGAGCCCTGCTAATTCAAACTGGCGAATGGAAACAAGGACTCCATATGCTGAACCAGGCCGAAAAGCTGGATCCGAATGATTCAGAAGTGCTTCGTCACAGGCTGTACTATGACATCGCTGGAAACCATAACAACAGTAATATGATTACACTCGAAAAATATA
This portion of the Cohnella abietis genome encodes:
- a CDS encoding type 2 periplasmic-binding domain-containing protein, with product MLRQTKKTRTSAIVIFMLVLVLVVSACGKKENAGQPSESSGTPASETSAASPSASAANEEGPWSKYEKPLKVTTALKTNTGITQLDKDTYDDNLWTRAIESTFNIKMENLWTADATQYTTKLNVSIASGNLPDVYTVDNVQFAQVTASGLNMDLMEAYEKFASPELRKIMEADKAGFESGIIDGKLMGISTQHFGMIAVPSVVWIRDDWMKKFNLAPPKTMDELLHIAEVFKTENPDGNKKNDTYGIAINKNLYDTSISATGVALADGIFNAYHAYPAAWIKDASGKIVYGSVQPEMKAGLAVLQDMFKKGLISKEFGLKDTAKIAEDLTNGKVGIEIGSNWNGYYPGPDIIKKNGNGAILMPYAIPSGDGQPVKQPGNWPVGSYIVVNKKFANPEAAIKLINLYVKINQTNDADEYINFTAGGRMWNAPIGVSDPDQSAREYTQISQALETKDTSKLAGSSVGKYSAALKWVESQDPDSAGAWLQNSSVGSFSVLQKLFDNGNVLPTEYRGVDTPTMAEKKATLEKLEKEAITKIIMGASLDEFDKMVSNWNKLGGEAITQEMNDKYNK
- a CDS encoding GNAT family N-acetyltransferase; the protein is MRQIDYSNYFWQDEVIRLRAIQPEDWEGHYINRFDTPARRLLECAVELPPTITEAKAFAESFTDFSSNRLMFTIENINGENVGGINLNSIDERNGTFSIGIQIDRDHRGKGYGTRAVHILLKYAFFERRLNKFNDYVLEGNEASAAMLRKVGCIQEGVRRQVFYTNGQYLNSILFGLTKDEYVQLFNANSKK
- a CDS encoding ABC transporter permease; the encoded protein is MLLPSVIVVLIYSYLPMVGLFIAFQKFNPAHLFSSPWVGFDNFKYVYYMPGSMQILWNTLTIALFKIVGMIVVPVTFALLLNEVGKSLFKKSFQTLIYLPNFLSWIIMGGVLIDILSPSDGIVNQALGLVGIKPIYFLGDPFWFPITMIVSDIWKGFGFGTVIYLAALTSIDPSLYESARVDGANRWKQTLFITLPGIMPIIILMSVLSLGNVLNAGFDQIFNLYSASVYETGDIIDTFVYRLGIEQTQYSPATAIGLFKSVVSFTLISISYYLASRFADYRIF
- a CDS encoding carbohydrate ABC transporter permease, with protein sequence MNRYDTFGRRLFVVGNYTFLALTAILCLLPFINLLATSLSGSTAVAAGDVKFLPIDFNWKSYEFVMKSEQFARALWVSVERVVLGVGVNMFLTILAAYSLSKERRNFKWRGMYAWFFFVTILFSGGLIPWYVVISKTGLIDSIWALILPGALPVFNVIVLLNFFRGLPKELEEAAFMDGASHWTVLWRIFTPLSKPALATLALFCIVNHWNSWFEGLILMNRTEHYPLQSYLQTIIINPENFISMARGEYSDLLNFVNARTSRAAQLFVGTLPILLVYPFLQKYFTSGLVLGSVKG